The DNA segment TACATGCTGTATAAGAAGCTTGAAAAAATGCATCTTATTACTTTTGTGATGGTAACCGTATTTGGCTCACTCACGCTTATTTTGCATGATGACTCTTTCATCAAATGGAAGGTCACCATTGTATATGCTTTATTTGCTATCGCCTTAGGTGTCAGCCAAATAATGAACAAGCCACTGCTCAAGAGCATGCTTGGAAAAGAACTTATCGTTGAAGATAAAGTATGGGCTCGCGTGACTTGGTACTGGGTCAGCTTTTTTGTAGTCTGTGGCCTAGTAAATATCTATGTGGCCTTTAGCCTGTCACAAGAAACTTGGGTTAACTTTAAAGTATTCGGTTTGACCGCACTAACGCTTATCAATACCGTGTTAACCGTCCTCTATCTGTTTAAAAACATGTCTGAAGAAGATCGTAAGGAACTCAAATAATGTGGTACATGATTTCATCGCAAGATATTGAAAATAGTTTAGAAAAGCGTTTATCTGTTCGTGCTGACCATTTAGCTCGTCTGCAGCTTCTCGCCGATGAAGGCCGTCTATTGATCGCCGGTCCACACCCAGCCATTGACAGTGAAAACCCTGGTGAAGCAGGTTTTACAGGCTCTCTCGTTGTTGCCGACTTTGCCTCACTTGAAGATGCACAGAGCTGGGCCGATGCCGATCCCTATATCGCTGCGGGCGTATATGAAAGCGTTATCGTTAAGCCTTACAAACTCGTGTTGCCGTAAGTAAAAAGGAAGCCACCGTGAAAATTGTTTCATTTAATATCAATGGATTGCGAGCAAGGCTGCACCAACTTCAAGCACTTATCGACACTCATCAGCCCGATATTATTGGCCTGCAAGAGACAAAAGTGCACGATGAAGCGTTTCCTTTAGCCGATGTAGAGGCGATGGGCTATCACGTCCATTACCATGGCGGCAAAGCCCACTACGGTGTGGCTATGCTGTCAAAAGCGGAACCTATCAAGGTACAAAAAGGCTTCCCTACGGATGAAGAAGACGCTCAGCGTC comes from the Shewanella halifaxensis HAW-EB4 genome and includes:
- a CDS encoding septation protein A, whose amino-acid sequence is MKQLLDFLPLIIFFAVYKFFDIYVASGALIAATALQLVISYMLYKKLEKMHLITFVMVTVFGSLTLILHDDSFIKWKVTIVYALFAIALGVSQIMNKPLLKSMLGKELIVEDKVWARVTWYWVSFFVVCGLVNIYVAFSLSQETWVNFKVFGLTALTLINTVLTVLYLFKNMSEEDRKELK
- a CDS encoding YciI family protein, which gives rise to MWYMISSQDIENSLEKRLSVRADHLARLQLLADEGRLLIAGPHPAIDSENPGEAGFTGSLVVADFASLEDAQSWADADPYIAAGVYESVIVKPYKLVLP